Sequence from the Fervidobacterium sp. genome:
TGTAGGAGGCGGACCAAGAATGGGACCTATATTTGGTGGAATGATATTTTCTGGTCTAAGAGCAGCAGAGCTAATAGAACAAGAATTAAAAAGAATAGATAGTCTTTCAAGCGAGAAGGTGATGAAAGTATGACTCAGATGGACCTTGCAAGGAGTGGAACTATAACAGAAGAAATGGAAGTCTGCGCGCAATACGAAGAAGTAAGTATACAAGAAATTTTAAACAAATTAGCATCTGGTAAAGCTGTGCTTCCGAAAAATAAATATCATGATTTAAAAAAGCCAGTAGTAATTGGTGAAGGTTTCTCTGTTAAAGTCAACGCAAACATTGGTACTTCAAAAGGGTATTCTTCACTTGAAGAAGAGATAGAGAAAATGAATGTAGCTATTCAAGCAGGCGCAGACACCGTAATGATCCTTTCAACATGGGGTGAAATCAGGCAGATGAGGAAAGAATTAATAAAACATTGTACAGTACCCGTTGGATCTGTTCCCATCTACGACTCGGCGGTAAAAGCATTTCGTGAAAAGAAGAATGTAGTTGACTTTTCTGAAAAAGATTTCATCAACATGGTGCTTGAACACGCAGAAGACGGTATCGATTTTATGACAATACACGTAGGTATAAACAAAAAGGTTCTTGAGAAAATACGCAATTCAAAAAGAATACTAAGGATAGTTAGTCGTGGTGGGTCTATTATAGTTGGCTGGATGATAAAAAACAACAAAGAAAATCCTTTTTACAAGCATTTTGATGAAATACTCGATATTGCAAAAGAATACGATATAACACTTAGTCTTGGAGACGGCATGAGACCTGGTGCTATCGTTGATGCAACGGATGTTCAGCAACTCGAAGAGTTGTTTGAAATGAGTGAACTTGTGGAAAGATGTCATGAAAAGGGTGTACAAGTAATGCTTGAAGGACCAGGACATGTACCTTTAAATGACATAGAAATTAACGTAAAATTGATGAAAAAAGTAGGAAAAGGAGCGCCGATATTTCTTCTTGGTCCATTACCAACCGATAGAGGAGTTGGATACGACCACATAGTTAGCGCAATAGGTGGTGCTTTAGCAGGCTATTATGGATGTGATTTCTTGTGCTATGTAACACCCGCAGAGCATGTTTCGTTACCCACTATTGAAGATGTTAAAGAAGGAGTTATAGCTTCAAAGATTGCTGCAACAATTGCAGATGTAGCAAAAGGTAACAAAAAAGCATTAAAACTAGAAAAAGAAATGGCAATAGCCCGTTCAGAGT
This genomic interval carries:
- the thiC gene encoding phosphomethylpyrimidine synthase ThiC; its protein translation is MTQMDLARSGTITEEMEVCAQYEEVSIQEILNKLASGKAVLPKNKYHDLKKPVVIGEGFSVKVNANIGTSKGYSSLEEEIEKMNVAIQAGADTVMILSTWGEIRQMRKELIKHCTVPVGSVPIYDSAVKAFREKKNVVDFSEKDFINMVLEHAEDGIDFMTIHVGINKKVLEKIRNSKRILRIVSRGGSIIVGWMIKNNKENPFYKHFDEILDIAKEYDITLSLGDGMRPGAIVDATDVQQLEELFEMSELVERCHEKGVQVMLEGPGHVPLNDIEINVKLMKKVGKGAPIFLLGPLPTDRGVGYDHIVSAIGGALAGYYGCDFLCYVTPAEHVSLPTIEDVKEGVIASKIAATIADVAKGNKKALKLEKEMAIARSEFNWNEMFKLAIHSDKAREKYKQRPYEDKGCSMCGPFCAIKIAQELER